A single region of the Corallincola holothuriorum genome encodes:
- a CDS encoding DUF3025 domain-containing protein encodes MQFLNVQSPWYQAAIYQDLRQLLPISAWQTWPDTEQMTALLPKLTCNSHGKSIQFVCQSTLDACPDGIYYEQRILESGAVPTRPAHWHDLFNALIWCLFPKAKSLINQQHCDDIAKYGQKKRTPRRNALTLFDECGVIIAVADDHLSQALKQHEWDALFWQQRDAWGNTIRPFVFGHASYESYLQPFIGLCGKALCLPVSADFFTLPLLKQYQALDQQLSLALSADLLADNQPLSPLPLLGVPGWWPANESREFYLNQDYFRPAPKRS; translated from the coding sequence ATGCAGTTTCTTAATGTGCAATCACCCTGGTATCAGGCGGCGATCTATCAGGATTTAAGGCAGTTGTTGCCGATCTCAGCTTGGCAGACTTGGCCTGATACCGAGCAGATGACAGCGTTGTTGCCGAAACTGACCTGCAACAGTCACGGAAAATCGATACAGTTTGTTTGCCAGTCTACCTTGGATGCTTGCCCTGATGGTATCTACTACGAGCAGCGCATACTGGAGTCGGGCGCAGTACCTACTCGTCCCGCGCATTGGCACGATCTGTTTAATGCCTTGATATGGTGTCTGTTCCCAAAAGCAAAAAGTTTGATTAACCAACAACATTGCGATGACATCGCTAAATATGGACAAAAAAAACGCACGCCACGCCGTAACGCCTTAACCTTGTTTGATGAATGCGGTGTGATTATTGCTGTGGCTGATGATCACCTGAGCCAGGCTTTAAAACAACATGAATGGGATGCGTTGTTTTGGCAACAGCGAGATGCTTGGGGTAATACCATACGTCCTTTTGTTTTTGGTCACGCCAGCTATGAATCATACCTGCAGCCATTTATTGGCTTATGTGGCAAGGCGTTATGTTTGCCGGTCTCCGCGGACTTCTTTACGCTGCCGTTGCTAAAACAATATCAAGCGTTGGATCAGCAACTGTCATTGGCACTGAGCGCAGATCTGCTTGCTGACAACCAACCGTTGTCGCCTTTACCTCTGCTCGGGGTGCCGGGGTGGTGGCCGGCGAATGAATCGCGGGAGTTCTATCTCAATCAGGACTATTTTCGCCCTGCGCCTAAGAGAAGTTAG
- a CDS encoding HD domain-containing protein, producing MENLEKILRFIVEIEKLKDVHRKTRPVGLSRYENSAEHSWHVCLSALMLYQHADEPVDINRVIKMLLIHDLGEIDAGDTIIYASETPELKAAEAEGVKRVLGLLPEGMDTEFITLWYEFEAGETADAKFAKAVDRVPPLLHNLHGDGHSWRAHDVSKAQVFSINERIGKGCLALWELLKIKLNVAVTKGWLK from the coding sequence GTGGAAAATCTTGAAAAGATCCTCCGCTTTATTGTCGAAATAGAAAAGCTTAAAGATGTGCATCGAAAAACCCGCCCTGTTGGTTTGTCGCGCTATGAGAATTCAGCTGAACATAGCTGGCATGTTTGCTTGTCGGCTCTGATGCTTTATCAGCATGCTGATGAGCCGGTGGATATCAATCGCGTGATAAAAATGCTGTTGATCCATGATCTTGGTGAGATAGATGCGGGAGATACCATTATTTACGCCAGTGAGACACCAGAATTAAAAGCTGCTGAGGCAGAAGGAGTAAAGCGCGTATTAGGCTTGCTTCCTGAGGGGATGGATACAGAGTTCATTACGCTTTGGTATGAATTTGAGGCAGGCGAAACGGCCGATGCCAAGTTTGCAAAAGCCGTTGATCGGGTGCCGCCGTTATTGCATAACCTGCATGGCGATGGTCATAGTTGGCGCGCCCACGATGTCTCTAAGGCGCAGGTGTTCTCGATTAATGAGCGTATTGGTAAGGGCTGTTTGGCCTTGTGGGAATTGCTAAAAATCAAGCTTAATGTGGCGGTTACCAAAGGTTGGTTAAAGTAA
- a CDS encoding efflux RND transporter permease subunit — translation MKLSDIAMFRPVSAIVLSLLFMLFGAVSFNLLAVREMPDIDSPVISIGTAYRGSASSIVESQITNPIEDELSGIDGVDYIWSSSWDGWSGITITFQQGHNMLEALSDVRDAVNRARNSLPDDVDEPVVRKDDGNNAPIMWLNLTGTLQDRVELSDFAERILIERLSLMPGVSAVNSSGMVERVMYIELDPLEMAGRGLTTKEVINALNQENIQLPAGYIRNDSLNMVVRVARQYQQADDFKQIQLLNIDGDSVHLGDIAQIYIGAKKDTTTFKSDGIDSIGLGIVPMSQANPLDVAQTIREQLPHLQRFLPQGASLAVDYDSTIFIRYAINEVYTTLVICAVLVLLVLYLFIGRIGATLIPAITVPVSLISAFTVAYLLGYSINLITLMALVLAIGLVVDDAIVVVENISRHRANGVPALVAAFRGTKELNFAVIATTLVLVMVFLPLMFMEGKMGRLFSEFAVLLSAAVVFSSIVALTLAPVMAGQLLNRPPPPPSFINRFMNSLMNKLQHSYAAVLEQILPFQKSALLVIGIALGLLVYSYQLQQKAYAPKEDRGVVNIYVGGMEATSYDRMLDSMAAIEQRLIPIRDDGPVRSLNYSAPAFGTWADHQGFFILQLKDWSERSESAAEVVEMIREATHDIPDVKVYPYQPGFGGSMGEPVQFVLQGEDYTELLGYAKQLEKLADESGLMHGAQLDYNPTTPELVLQVNRPAARELGVSVDDIASTLEVLLGGRAQTRFEERGDEYDVYLKANEDRFLSAADLAKVYLRSDAGALVTLDTLVSAQETASARGLFHYQRKKSINLKANLTEQATLGEALDFLIEHAEPMLPPGYTFDFAGESKEYYDNQREIALLFGLALLVCYLVLAAQFESFISPAVVMLTVPLGILGGLVGLLLAGESFNIYSQLGLLMLIGMATKNGILIVEFANQLRDKGLDITTATCQAAVNRLRPILMTAMTTLLGALPMLFASGAGSENRFAIGVVIFGGMLLATVITLFIIPCLYHLLGRFSGSPMAREIQIKQLLEEN, via the coding sequence ATGAAGCTTTCTGATATCGCCATGTTTCGGCCAGTATCGGCCATCGTACTGAGCTTACTCTTCATGTTGTTTGGGGCGGTATCATTCAACTTGTTAGCCGTGCGGGAGATGCCCGACATTGACAGCCCAGTCATATCAATCGGCACAGCCTATCGTGGCAGTGCTTCCTCCATCGTAGAATCCCAGATCACGAACCCAATTGAAGATGAACTCAGTGGCATAGACGGCGTTGACTACATCTGGTCATCATCATGGGATGGCTGGTCGGGGATCACGATCACCTTCCAGCAGGGACACAATATGCTCGAGGCCCTGAGTGATGTCAGGGACGCCGTTAACCGTGCCAGAAATAGCCTGCCCGATGATGTCGATGAACCTGTTGTGCGCAAAGATGATGGTAACAATGCGCCTATCATGTGGTTGAATCTCACCGGAACGTTGCAGGACAGAGTCGAGCTCAGTGATTTTGCCGAACGGATCCTGATAGAAAGGCTCAGCTTGATGCCCGGCGTCAGCGCCGTCAATAGCTCAGGCATGGTCGAGCGCGTGATGTACATTGAGCTGGATCCATTAGAGATGGCCGGCCGTGGTTTAACAACCAAAGAGGTGATCAACGCCCTCAATCAGGAAAATATTCAGCTGCCCGCTGGCTATATACGTAATGACAGCCTCAACATGGTGGTACGCGTTGCCCGACAATATCAGCAAGCGGATGACTTCAAACAGATCCAGCTATTAAATATTGATGGCGACAGCGTACACTTGGGCGATATTGCCCAGATCTATATCGGTGCGAAGAAAGACACCACCACGTTCAAAAGCGATGGCATTGACAGTATTGGCTTAGGGATCGTGCCAATGTCGCAAGCCAACCCCCTTGACGTTGCCCAAACCATCCGAGAACAACTCCCGCACTTACAACGCTTCCTGCCCCAAGGGGCGAGCTTAGCGGTTGATTACGATAGCACCATATTTATTCGATATGCCATTAACGAGGTGTATACCACCCTGGTTATCTGCGCTGTGCTCGTGCTGCTGGTGTTATATCTTTTTATTGGTCGTATTGGCGCCACATTGATCCCGGCGATCACCGTACCCGTCTCGCTGATTTCGGCGTTCACTGTTGCTTATCTACTCGGCTACAGTATCAATCTAATCACCCTGATGGCCTTGGTTCTTGCCATCGGTTTGGTTGTCGATGACGCCATTGTGGTGGTGGAAAATATATCTCGTCATCGCGCCAATGGTGTACCAGCGCTAGTCGCCGCTTTTAGAGGCACCAAAGAGCTAAATTTTGCTGTGATCGCGACCACTTTGGTACTGGTGATGGTTTTCCTGCCTCTCATGTTTATGGAAGGCAAGATGGGAAGGCTATTTAGTGAATTCGCCGTATTACTCTCTGCTGCGGTGGTATTTTCCTCCATCGTCGCACTGACGCTTGCCCCTGTGATGGCTGGCCAGCTACTCAACCGCCCGCCCCCTCCGCCAAGCTTTATAAACCGGTTTATGAACAGTTTGATGAATAAGCTGCAACATAGCTATGCTGCAGTCTTAGAGCAGATCTTGCCGTTTCAAAAATCAGCACTATTGGTCATTGGTATCGCCTTAGGCTTGTTAGTTTACAGCTATCAACTACAACAAAAAGCTTACGCGCCGAAAGAGGATCGTGGCGTCGTTAATATCTATGTCGGTGGTATGGAAGCCACCAGCTATGATCGCATGCTAGACAGCATGGCAGCGATAGAGCAGCGACTCATACCGATAAGGGACGATGGCCCGGTTCGCTCACTGAATTATTCAGCACCAGCTTTCGGCACTTGGGCGGACCATCAGGGATTTTTTATCCTGCAGTTAAAAGACTGGAGTGAGCGTTCAGAGTCTGCTGCTGAAGTTGTAGAAATGATCAGGGAGGCGACACACGACATCCCTGATGTAAAAGTTTACCCCTATCAACCCGGGTTTGGTGGCTCTATGGGGGAGCCAGTGCAGTTCGTACTGCAAGGCGAGGACTACACCGAGTTACTCGGCTATGCCAAGCAACTAGAGAAATTAGCCGACGAAAGCGGGCTAATGCATGGCGCTCAGCTTGACTACAACCCAACCACACCAGAATTGGTATTGCAGGTTAACCGCCCAGCAGCCCGAGAATTAGGCGTCTCGGTGGACGATATTGCAAGCACCTTGGAAGTATTATTGGGCGGGCGAGCGCAAACACGCTTCGAAGAACGCGGTGACGAATATGACGTCTACCTCAAAGCCAATGAAGATCGCTTTCTATCAGCAGCGGATCTTGCCAAAGTCTACCTGCGCAGTGACGCCGGAGCATTGGTCACCTTAGACACCCTGGTTTCAGCGCAAGAAACGGCCTCAGCGCGTGGTCTGTTTCATTATCAGCGGAAGAAATCTATCAACCTCAAAGCTAACCTGACCGAACAGGCCACCTTAGGTGAAGCCCTCGACTTTCTTATTGAGCATGCCGAACCCATGCTCCCACCTGGCTATACTTTTGACTTCGCTGGCGAATCGAAAGAGTACTACGACAATCAGCGAGAGATCGCGCTGTTGTTTGGCCTCGCTTTGCTGGTTTGCTATTTGGTACTCGCCGCTCAATTTGAAAGCTTTATTAGCCCGGCAGTTGTGATGCTTACCGTACCGTTAGGGATCCTTGGCGGCTTGGTAGGACTGTTGTTAGCCGGAGAGAGCTTCAATATCTACAGCCAACTCGGCTTACTCATGTTGATAGGGATGGCGACAAAGAATGGCATTCTTATCGTCGAATTTGCCAATCAACTGCGCGACAAAGGGTTGGATATCACCACCGCGACCTGTCAGGCGGCAGTGAACCGCTTACGGCCTATTCTCATGACCGCAATGACAACGCTACTCGGCGCTCTGCCTATGTTATTTGCCAGCGGCGCTGGCTCGGAAAACCGCTTTGCCATCGGTGTCGTGATCTTCGGTGGCATGCTCCTAGCAACCGTCATCACACTGTTTATCATCCCCTGCCTTTACCATCTGCTTGGCAGATTCAGCGGGTCACCGATGGCAAGAGAGATACAGATAAAGCAATTACTTGAAGAAAATTAG
- a CDS encoding efflux RND transporter periplasmic adaptor subunit: MKMLSLLAVVIVLIIGWSWRTSSAHPPVAETKPVAITVVTLSEQALAETVPLQGTVFSRQAVEITPEVDGRISDIKIRSGQQVEQGDLLVQLDDRHQQAVLKREQAKLQDTIRHQGNIHRLLPKGAVTQSDVDKTDADVQIQQAEVELALAALEDRAIRAPFNGKVGLVDLSPGQLVSRETRLTTLDDATVLRLNVPVASKYLGRISTAQTVTLQQTHLNSDLVEAEITSIDSRVRGESLNVYLQLSIDNRDSKLTPGSLVTGRLKLTEQANVVLPVQSIAYEGHKRYAYRLIDDHVEKVEITLGIRDGDLAEVTSGLSAGEQVVHQGLVKVRDGMEVTVIARAGV, from the coding sequence ATGAAGATGTTGTCATTGTTAGCTGTTGTTATCGTGCTAATTATCGGCTGGAGCTGGCGAACCTCCAGTGCTCACCCACCGGTCGCCGAAACCAAACCTGTCGCCATCACGGTAGTCACATTATCAGAGCAGGCACTGGCTGAAACCGTGCCACTGCAGGGCACGGTCTTTTCAAGACAAGCGGTGGAGATCACTCCCGAGGTAGACGGCCGGATAAGCGACATAAAAATTCGTTCGGGACAACAAGTCGAACAGGGCGACTTGCTGGTACAGCTAGACGATCGACATCAACAGGCTGTACTCAAGCGTGAGCAGGCCAAGCTGCAGGACACTATACGCCACCAGGGCAACATTCATCGGCTCCTCCCGAAAGGCGCGGTCACTCAATCAGACGTTGATAAGACAGATGCAGATGTACAGATACAACAGGCAGAAGTAGAACTCGCTCTGGCTGCACTTGAAGACCGAGCGATCCGCGCTCCCTTTAATGGCAAAGTTGGCTTGGTTGACCTCAGCCCAGGTCAGCTGGTGTCTAGAGAAACACGACTCACTACGTTAGATGACGCCACGGTGCTGCGTCTGAATGTACCTGTCGCTTCAAAATACTTGGGGCGAATATCTACTGCACAAACAGTGACTCTACAACAAACCCACCTGAATAGTGACTTGGTCGAAGCGGAGATCACCAGCATCGATAGCCGCGTTCGTGGCGAAAGCCTTAATGTCTATTTACAACTATCGATAGACAACCGTGACAGCAAATTAACACCTGGCAGCTTAGTGACCGGAAGGCTAAAGCTGACGGAGCAAGCCAATGTAGTACTGCCGGTGCAATCAATCGCCTACGAAGGCCACAAGCGTTATGCCTATCGTCTGATTGACGACCACGTTGAAAAAGTCGAGATTACCCTCGGCATTCGTGATGGCGATCTTGCTGAAGTCACTAGCGGCCTAAGTGCTGGAGAGCAAGTGGTTCATCAAGGTTTGGTTAAAGTCCGAGATGGAATGGAAGTCACCGTCATAGCACGTGCGGGTGTATGA
- a CDS encoding ABC transporter substrate-binding protein, with the protein MKFQGRSTFALHNRYISTIALLLVMVVLEFCASKSAAAADIGLSSDPTAELVNGELRPGSHVKLFLPNLPYLAISHAVNAALLRPENNERGWQYDLAISHTNHDDKVWDFELRKDAVFHDGRAFNADSVIENMRFFKQAPFTFSKLHLLFERAEKLGEYRVRFHLKEPYGAFLHDAIWLQFYTPEYLAKHGWNGKPTCPNLAEPGLFGMGPYVLHKGYIEGDRSSPEVVLKANPIYWGEDKAKVETITIYTNLTLAQAREQVLQDEAVLDLTPVSFADQLDTVMSPYAKLAVSTSLNNYAMHINMINGDPALLDQRIRFAINHAIDQEYLLNLSMLGEGVMSPTMVSPNFYKVDGAIASLAPFFAEYHQQNQTDIESLKRLVSDYQKEQGLDPNQPLQLTVVAQESFQFLIGDIQYFLSQINIALQVEVVFAEKIVFGRLFDTWQGKNKPWDLLLWGNYDWFKHPWSAFFVYRPFNDWSTLPPNPYLDALSDQLLKFNVESDEYQSLLAEVIRHVYEQNYMVFLPTPNNVYAVNKEVKFDPGRSAFVYLRDLEVTDWHWSIRGDKPYPKLRMVPLQINRQNF; encoded by the coding sequence ATGAAATTTCAAGGCAGATCAACATTCGCGCTGCACAATCGATATATCAGCACCATTGCTTTACTGCTGGTTATGGTTGTACTCGAATTTTGTGCGAGCAAGAGTGCAGCAGCTGCTGATATTGGATTAAGCAGCGACCCCACCGCGGAATTGGTTAATGGCGAGCTGCGCCCAGGCTCTCATGTGAAACTGTTTTTGCCGAATTTACCCTACCTTGCTATCTCTCACGCGGTGAATGCTGCGTTGCTGCGACCCGAAAATAATGAACGGGGATGGCAGTATGATCTCGCCATTAGCCATACCAATCATGATGATAAAGTATGGGATTTTGAGTTGCGCAAAGATGCTGTTTTTCATGATGGTCGAGCGTTTAACGCTGATTCAGTCATTGAGAACATGCGCTTTTTTAAGCAGGCGCCTTTTACCTTCTCAAAGTTGCATCTACTGTTTGAGCGGGCTGAGAAACTGGGCGAATATCGGGTCAGATTTCATCTCAAAGAGCCTTACGGCGCGTTTCTTCACGATGCAATCTGGCTACAGTTTTATACGCCTGAATACTTGGCGAAACATGGTTGGAACGGCAAGCCGACCTGTCCCAACTTAGCTGAGCCAGGACTTTTTGGTATGGGGCCTTATGTGCTGCACAAGGGCTATATCGAGGGAGACAGAAGCAGCCCTGAAGTGGTATTGAAAGCGAATCCTATTTACTGGGGAGAGGATAAAGCCAAGGTCGAAACCATCACTATTTATACCAACCTCACGTTAGCTCAAGCGCGGGAGCAGGTGTTGCAGGACGAAGCGGTTCTGGATCTGACCCCTGTCTCGTTTGCCGACCAGTTGGATACTGTGATGTCACCCTATGCAAAACTGGCGGTGTCGACATCGCTGAACAACTATGCCATGCATATCAATATGATCAATGGCGATCCAGCTCTGCTAGACCAACGGATCCGCTTTGCTATCAATCATGCCATTGATCAGGAGTATCTGCTGAATCTGTCGATGCTAGGGGAGGGCGTGATGTCGCCAACCATGGTGTCTCCAAACTTTTACAAAGTGGACGGTGCGATAGCATCTCTGGCCCCGTTTTTTGCCGAGTATCATCAACAAAATCAGACAGATATTGAGAGTTTAAAGCGGCTGGTCAGCGACTATCAGAAAGAGCAGGGGTTAGATCCCAATCAGCCTCTGCAATTGACGGTGGTGGCGCAAGAAAGCTTTCAGTTTTTGATTGGCGATATTCAGTATTTTCTCAGTCAGATCAATATTGCGCTGCAAGTTGAAGTGGTGTTTGCTGAAAAGATCGTTTTTGGACGCTTGTTCGATACATGGCAAGGCAAGAATAAGCCATGGGATCTGTTGTTGTGGGGAAACTATGATTGGTTTAAACACCCTTGGTCTGCATTTTTTGTTTATCGCCCCTTTAATGATTGGTCGACACTTCCACCTAACCCTTATTTAGATGCTTTGAGTGATCAGCTGCTGAAGTTTAATGTTGAATCCGATGAGTACCAGTCGTTGCTCGCAGAGGTGATCAGGCACGTTTACGAACAAAACTACATGGTCTTTTTACCCACACCTAACAACGTCTACGCGGTCAACAAAGAGGTTAAGTTCGACCCCGGTCGTTCGGCTTTTGTTTACCTTAGAGATCTTGAAGTGACAGATTGGCACTGGTCTATACGCGGCGACAAGCCTTATCCGAAACTGCGAATGGTGCCATTACAGATCAATCGGCAGAACTTTTAA